A genome region from Pseudomonas anguilliseptica includes the following:
- a CDS encoding M16 family metallopeptidase: MPTLAHRVAALCFGVLFTPLLALAAETQPTHEFSLDNGLKVIVREDHRAPVVVSQLWYKVGSSYETPGQTGLSHALEHMMFKGSRKLGPGEASRILRELGAEENAFTSDDYTAYYQVLARDRLATALELEADRLASLKLPADEFAKEIEVIKEERRLRTDDKPSSLAYERFKAMAYPASGYHTPTIGWMADLKRMTVEELRAWYEAWYAPNNATLVVVGDVSVAEVKILAERYFGAIPKRTVPTAKAPRELAAPGERRITLHLKTQLPSLMMGFNVPGLATAEQPRQVHALRLAAALLDGGYSARLPTRLERGEELVSGASAWYDGFSRGDSLFILSATPNVQTGKTLEQVEAGLWRELEDLKNTPPSAEELARVRAQVIAGLVYERDSITSQATAIGQLETVGLSWKLIDQELAELEAVTPADIQQAASTFFTRDRLSVAHVLPEEKRNE; encoded by the coding sequence ATGCCAACGCTTGCCCATCGTGTCGCCGCCCTATGTTTCGGCGTGCTCTTTACACCGCTGCTGGCCCTGGCCGCGGAAACCCAACCGACCCACGAATTCAGCCTGGACAATGGCCTCAAGGTGATCGTGCGTGAAGACCACCGCGCGCCAGTGGTAGTCAGCCAGCTCTGGTACAAGGTCGGCTCCAGCTACGAGACGCCTGGTCAGACCGGCCTGTCCCATGCCCTCGAACACATGATGTTCAAGGGCAGCCGCAAGCTCGGCCCCGGCGAAGCCTCGCGCATCCTGCGTGAGTTGGGCGCCGAGGAAAACGCCTTTACCAGCGACGATTACACCGCCTACTACCAGGTGCTGGCCCGTGACCGCCTGGCCACCGCCCTGGAACTGGAAGCCGACCGTCTGGCCAGCCTCAAACTTCCGGCCGACGAGTTCGCCAAGGAAATCGAGGTGATCAAGGAAGAGCGCCGCCTGCGCACCGACGACAAGCCGTCGAGCCTGGCCTACGAGCGCTTCAAGGCCATGGCCTACCCCGCCAGCGGTTACCACACGCCGACCATCGGCTGGATGGCCGACCTTAAGCGCATGACCGTCGAGGAGTTGCGCGCCTGGTATGAGGCTTGGTACGCGCCGAACAACGCCACCCTGGTGGTAGTCGGCGACGTCAGCGTCGCCGAGGTGAAGATCCTCGCCGAGCGCTACTTCGGCGCCATCCCCAAGCGTACGGTACCGACGGCAAAAGCGCCGCGTGAGCTGGCCGCACCGGGCGAACGACGCATCACCCTGCACCTGAAAACCCAGCTGCCAAGCCTGATGATGGGCTTCAACGTGCCAGGCCTGGCCACCGCCGAACAACCGCGCCAGGTGCACGCGCTGCGCCTTGCAGCCGCCTTGCTCGATGGCGGCTACAGCGCCCGCCTGCCGACCCGCCTGGAACGTGGCGAGGAACTGGTGTCCGGCGCATCTGCCTGGTACGACGGCTTCTCCCGTGGCGACAGCCTGTTTATCCTGTCCGCCACGCCCAACGTGCAGACCGGCAAGACCCTGGAGCAGGTCGAAGCCGGCCTGTGGCGCGAACTGGAGGATTTGAAGAACACCCCGCCGAGCGCCGAAGAGCTGGCCCGTGTGCGTGCGCAAGTGATCGCCGGCCTGGTCTACGAGCGTGATTCGATCACCAGCCAGGCTACCGCCATTGGCCAACTGGAAACCGTCGGTCTGTCGTGGAAGCTGATCGATCAGGAACTGGCCGAACTGGAGGCCGTGACCCCGGCCGATATCCAACAAGCCGCCAGCACCTTCTTTACCCGCGACCGCCTGAGCGTCGCCCATGTTCTGCCTGAGGAGAAGCGCAATGAGTGA
- a CDS encoding LysR family transcriptional regulator yields MDKLSALSMFVATAEHGSFSRAAEQLGKTPSALTKAISHLEAELGAQLFERSTRRTALTEAGRLYLDTARQVLQRLHDAGEEIGQLKHGLHGNLRLTAPLGFGRAFLDEACGGFLVANPQIRLRVDLCDAFVDLVEGGYDLALREGRSDLPGLIAKPLGHNRIVLCASPAYLAATPAPLHPQHFAQHQWLLYRHPSLDQHFWWLAQKGVRLRVPVPNARLESDNYDLLLANTLSGAGLYGCPTWSVRPYLDSGQLVQVMSEYDFDPDAFGPLILAVYPSHRRATRKVQAFIDYLAAFLDARGLGLNPATDT; encoded by the coding sequence ATGGACAAGCTCAGCGCCCTGAGCATGTTTGTCGCCACCGCCGAGCACGGCAGTTTTAGCCGCGCGGCCGAGCAGTTGGGTAAAACCCCCTCGGCCCTGACCAAGGCGATCAGCCATCTGGAAGCCGAGCTGGGCGCGCAGCTGTTCGAGCGCAGCACCCGCCGTACCGCACTGACCGAGGCCGGACGGCTCTACCTGGATACCGCGCGCCAGGTGCTGCAGCGCCTACACGATGCCGGTGAGGAGATCGGCCAGCTCAAGCACGGCCTGCACGGCAACCTGCGCCTGACTGCGCCGCTGGGCTTTGGCCGGGCGTTTCTCGATGAGGCGTGTGGTGGCTTTCTCGTCGCCAACCCGCAGATTCGCCTGCGGGTGGATTTGTGCGACGCCTTTGTCGATCTGGTCGAAGGCGGTTATGACCTGGCCCTGCGCGAGGGCCGCAGCGACCTGCCGGGGCTGATCGCCAAACCCCTGGGGCACAACCGTATCGTGCTGTGCGCCAGCCCGGCCTACCTGGCCGCCACCCCAGCGCCATTGCACCCGCAGCACTTCGCCCAGCACCAATGGCTGCTCTATCGCCACCCATCGCTGGATCAGCACTTCTGGTGGCTGGCGCAAAAGGGTGTGCGCCTGCGCGTCCCAGTACCGAATGCCCGCCTGGAAAGCGACAACTACGACTTATTGTTAGCCAACACCCTCAGCGGCGCCGGCCTGTACGGCTGCCCGACCTGGAGCGTGCGGCCCTATCTGGACAGCGGCCAACTGGTGCAAGTGATGAGCGAATATGACTTCGACCCGGATGCCTTCGGCCCGCTGATCCTCGCCGTATACCCCAGCCATCGGCGCGCCACGCGCAAGGTGCAGGCCTTTATCGATTACCTGGCAGCGTTTCTCGACGCCCGCGGGTTGGGCCTCAACCCCGCCACCGATACCTGA
- a CDS encoding TorF family putative porin: protein MRVLAILTLTSLALQPLCSQVVELNDQFALLITPKVVSDYRSDGVSQTLGDPAAQLDVMLSHVSGAYLGGWTSHVNFGYDWENDDNYGTRQEVDYYAGYYWQINDNISLDTM, encoded by the coding sequence ATGCGCGTATTAGCCATCCTCACCCTTACCAGCCTGGCGCTGCAGCCCCTCTGCAGCCAGGTAGTAGAACTGAATGATCAGTTTGCCCTGCTGATCACCCCCAAAGTGGTCAGCGACTACCGCTCCGACGGCGTCTCGCAAACCCTCGGAGACCCAGCCGCACAGCTCGATGTGATGCTCAGCCATGTCAGCGGTGCTTACCTTGGGGGCTGGACTAGCCATGTCAACTTTGGCTACGACTGGGAAAATGACGATAACTACGGCACCCGCCAGGAAGTCGACTACTACGCCGGCTACTACTGGCAGATCAACGACAACATCAGCCTGGATACGATGTAA
- the ftsY gene encoding signal recognition particle-docking protein FtsY encodes MFGSNDDKNTPAPAAPPSAEKPAEKKDLFGWLRKKPQAPSSPEPQPAPVSEQPAAPAVAETAPAPVAPVSEVAAPVESLVIPAEVVVEPQPTSVVPVPVEPTVAPALPEASEANPQPRPSRFRINAGSEVLHAHIEQPALVEPVVAPPVIEPAVVQPVAAPAKNAEETRAGFLERLKQGLSKTSASLGEGMASLFLGKKAIDDELLEDLETRLLTADVGVEATTAIIGNLTKRVARKELADSGALYKALQDELTALLKPVEQPLKIDSSKQPYVILVVGVNGAGKTTTIGKLAKKLQQDGKKVMLAAGDTFRAAAVEQLQVWGERNQIAVIAQHAGADSASVIFDAVQAAKSRGMDVLIADTAGRLHTKDNLMEELKKVRRVIGKLDDTAPHEVLLVLDAGTGQNAINQAKQFNQTVNLTGLALTKLDGTAKGGVIFALAKQFALPIRYIGVGEGIDDLRTFEADAFVQALFAEK; translated from the coding sequence ATGTTTGGTTCCAACGACGACAAGAACACCCCCGCGCCTGCTGCGCCGCCCTCTGCCGAGAAGCCCGCAGAGAAGAAAGACCTGTTCGGCTGGCTGCGCAAGAAGCCGCAGGCGCCGAGCAGCCCTGAACCGCAGCCGGCGCCCGTCAGCGAGCAGCCTGCTGCTCCGGCTGTTGCCGAGACCGCACCTGCACCCGTTGCGCCGGTAAGCGAAGTCGCTGCGCCAGTTGAGTCGCTAGTCATTCCCGCAGAAGTCGTTGTCGAGCCACAGCCTACGTCAGTGGTCCCCGTTCCGGTTGAGCCGACTGTCGCTCCCGCGCTGCCTGAAGCCAGCGAAGCCAACCCACAGCCACGGCCGTCGCGTTTCCGTATCAATGCCGGCAGCGAAGTGCTGCATGCCCATATTGAACAGCCTGCGCTGGTTGAGCCGGTCGTCGCGCCGCCAGTGATCGAGCCTGCAGTCGTGCAACCTGTTGCCGCTCCGGCCAAAAACGCCGAAGAAACCCGCGCCGGCTTTCTCGAGCGCCTCAAGCAGGGGCTGTCGAAAACCAGCGCCAGCCTGGGCGAGGGTATGGCCAGCCTGTTTCTCGGCAAGAAAGCCATCGACGATGAGCTGCTCGAAGACCTGGAAACCCGCCTGCTGACCGCCGACGTTGGCGTCGAGGCCACCACTGCGATCATCGGCAACCTGACCAAGCGCGTGGCACGCAAGGAGCTGGCCGACAGCGGCGCGCTGTACAAGGCCCTGCAGGACGAGCTGACCGCGCTGCTCAAGCCGGTCGAGCAGCCGCTGAAAATCGACAGTAGCAAACAGCCCTATGTGATTCTGGTGGTCGGCGTGAACGGCGCCGGCAAGACCACCACCATCGGCAAACTGGCGAAAAAACTGCAGCAGGATGGCAAGAAAGTCATGCTCGCCGCCGGTGATACCTTCCGCGCCGCCGCCGTTGAGCAGCTGCAGGTGTGGGGCGAGCGCAACCAGATTGCGGTAATTGCCCAGCACGCCGGCGCCGACTCCGCATCGGTAATCTTCGATGCGGTGCAGGCGGCTAAATCGCGCGGCATGGACGTATTGATTGCAGACACTGCGGGGCGCCTGCATACCAAAGACAACCTGATGGAAGAACTGAAGAAGGTCCGCCGGGTAATCGGCAAGCTGGATGACACCGCGCCGCACGAAGTGCTGCTGGTGCTGGACGCCGGTACCGGGCAGAACGCCATCAATCAGGCCAAACAGTTCAATCAGACGGTCAACCTTACCGGCCTGGCGCTGACCAAGCTGGATGGCACCGCCAAGGGCGGGGTGATCTTTGCCCTGGCCAAGCAGTTTGCCTTGCCGATTCGTTATATCGGGGTGGGCGAGGGTATTGATGACTTGCGCACCTTTGAGGCCGATGCCTTCGTTCAGGCCCTGTTCGCGGAGAAATAG
- the ftsE gene encoding cell division ATP-binding protein FtsE translates to MIKFEQVGKRYPNGHIGLHELSFHVRRGEFLFVTGHSGAGKSTLLRLLLAMERPSSGKLLLAGQDLSHITNAQIPFLRRQIGVVFQNHQLLFDRSVFDNVALPLQILGLSKDEIGTCVRTALERVSLADKAGQFPGDLSTGQQQRVGIARAVVHRPALLLADEPTGNLDPRLAAEIMGVFEDINRLGTTVLIASHDLALIARMRHRMLTLQRGRLIGDGEAA, encoded by the coding sequence ATGATCAAATTCGAGCAGGTCGGTAAGCGCTACCCGAACGGCCACATCGGGCTGCACGAACTGAGCTTCCACGTACGCCGTGGTGAGTTCCTGTTCGTCACCGGGCACTCCGGTGCCGGCAAGAGCACCCTGTTGCGCCTGTTGCTGGCGATGGAACGGCCGAGTAGCGGCAAGCTGTTGCTGGCCGGGCAGGATCTGTCGCATATCACCAATGCACAGATTCCGTTTCTGCGTCGACAGATCGGCGTGGTGTTCCAGAACCACCAGCTGCTGTTCGACCGCAGCGTATTCGACAACGTGGCGCTGCCACTGCAGATTCTCGGCCTGTCCAAGGACGAAATCGGCACCTGCGTGCGCACCGCCCTGGAGCGCGTGTCCCTGGCCGACAAGGCCGGGCAGTTCCCGGGTGATCTGTCTACCGGTCAGCAGCAGCGCGTCGGTATTGCCCGCGCCGTTGTGCATCGCCCGGCATTGTTATTGGCGGATGAGCCCACCGGTAACCTCGACCCGCGCCTGGCGGCCGAGATCATGGGGGTGTTTGAAGACATCAACCGCCTCGGCACCACCGTGCTGATTGCCAGCCACGATTTGGCGCTGATCGCGCGCATGCGCCACCGCATGTTGACCCTGCAGCGCGGCCGCCTGATCGGCGACGGGGAGGCCGCATGA
- the ftsX gene encoding permease-like cell division protein FtsX: MSATRMPPPQPAQRVGAAPKKSEAPTPGDDGPSFTHQLHAWLENHRASLVDSLRRLGKQPIGSFFTCLVMAVALSLPMGLALLLDNVERLGVSWQRAAQISLFLQIDATDAQGQVLREQIAAMDDVEEAEWISREQALNEFQQQSGLGEALKELPDNPLPGVIVVTPQQGDKIALEALRLRLAELPRVQQAQLDLLWVERLSAMLKLGERFVFGLTLLLVMALLLVIGNTIRLHIENRRTEIEVIKLVGGTDSYVRRPFLYMGALYGIGAGVFAWLLLAFGLDWLNDAVVRLAGLYGSDFALDGVPMADGLSLLLGAVLLGYIGAWLAVARHLNELAPR; this comes from the coding sequence ATGAGCGCCACCCGTATGCCGCCTCCGCAACCGGCGCAGCGCGTCGGTGCTGCACCGAAGAAATCCGAAGCACCAACGCCGGGCGACGATGGCCCGAGCTTTACCCATCAGCTGCACGCCTGGCTGGAGAATCACCGCGCCAGCCTGGTCGACAGTCTGCGCCGGTTGGGCAAGCAGCCGATCGGCAGTTTTTTCACCTGTTTGGTGATGGCCGTGGCCCTGAGCCTGCCTATGGGCTTGGCGCTGCTGCTGGATAACGTCGAGCGCCTGGGCGTGTCCTGGCAGCGCGCGGCGCAGATTTCCCTATTTCTGCAAATTGACGCCACGGATGCCCAGGGCCAGGTGCTGCGTGAGCAGATCGCGGCAATGGATGATGTCGAAGAGGCCGAATGGATCAGCCGTGAACAGGCGCTGAACGAGTTCCAGCAGCAGTCGGGGCTGGGTGAAGCGCTCAAGGAGTTGCCGGATAACCCGTTGCCTGGGGTGATCGTGGTCACGCCGCAGCAGGGCGACAAGATTGCCCTGGAAGCCTTGCGCCTGCGCCTGGCCGAGTTGCCGCGGGTGCAGCAGGCGCAGCTGGATCTGCTCTGGGTCGAGCGCCTGAGCGCCATGCTCAAACTGGGTGAGCGCTTTGTCTTCGGCCTGACCCTGCTGCTGGTGATGGCGCTGCTGCTGGTGATCGGTAATACCATTCGTCTGCATATCGAGAACCGTCGCACCGAGATCGAGGTGATCAAGCTGGTCGGCGGTACCGACAGCTATGTGCGTCGTCCTTTCCTTTATATGGGCGCGCTGTACGGGATTGGCGCGGGCGTGTTTGCCTGGTTGCTGCTGGCCTTTGGCCTAGATTGGCTAAACGACGCCGTGGTGCGTCTGGCCGGTTTGTACGGCAGCGACTTCGCCCTGGATGGCGTGCCGATGGCCGATGGTCTATCCCTGCTGCTCGGCGCGGTGCTGTTGGGCTATATTGGCGCCTGGCTGGCGGTTGCTCGTCACCTGAACGAGCTGGCTCCAAGATAA
- the rpoH gene encoding RNA polymerase sigma factor RpoH — MSTSLQPVHALVPGANLEAYVHAVNGIPLLTPEQERELAESLFYKQDLEAARQMVLAHLRFVVHIARSYSGYGLAQADLIQEGNVGLMKAVKRFNPEMGVRLVSFAVHWIRAEIHEFILKNWRIVKVATTKAQRKLFFNLRSQKKRLAWLNNDEVHAVAESLGVEPREVREMESRLTGHDMAFDPAAEADDESAFQSPAHYLEDHRYDPARQLEDSDWSDSSTANLHEALEGLDERSRDILYQRWLAEEKATLHDLAAKYNVSAERIRQLEKNAMNKLKGSISA, encoded by the coding sequence ATGTCCACTTCTTTGCAACCTGTTCATGCTCTGGTTCCGGGTGCCAACCTGGAGGCATACGTGCATGCGGTAAACGGCATCCCGCTGTTGACCCCCGAGCAGGAGCGTGAACTGGCGGAAAGTCTCTTCTACAAACAAGACCTCGAAGCCGCCCGGCAAATGGTGCTGGCTCACCTGCGTTTTGTTGTGCATATCGCCCGCAGCTACTCCGGTTACGGTTTGGCCCAAGCCGACCTGATTCAGGAAGGCAACGTCGGCCTGATGAAAGCGGTCAAGCGTTTCAATCCGGAAATGGGTGTGCGCCTGGTGTCGTTCGCCGTGCACTGGATTCGCGCCGAAATTCACGAGTTCATTCTGAAGAACTGGCGCATCGTCAAAGTCGCCACCACCAAGGCGCAGCGCAAGCTGTTCTTCAACCTGCGCAGCCAGAAGAAGCGTTTGGCCTGGCTGAACAACGACGAAGTACATGCCGTTGCCGAAAGCTTGGGTGTTGAACCGCGTGAAGTGCGCGAGATGGAAAGCCGCCTGACTGGCCATGACATGGCCTTCGATCCGGCTGCCGAGGCGGACGACGAAAGCGCCTTCCAGTCGCCGGCGCATTACCTGGAAGACCACCGCTACGACCCTGCGCGCCAGTTGGAAGATTCCGACTGGAGTGACAGCTCCACCGCCAATCTGCACGAAGCGCTGGAAGGTCTGGATGAGCGCAGCCGTGACATCCTCTACCAGCGCTGGCTGGCTGAAGAGAAAGCCACGCTGCATGACCTGGCCGCCAAGTACAACGTATCGGCCGAGCGCATCCGTCAGCTGGAAAAGAACGCGATGAACAAGCTCAAGGGCTCAATCTCCGCGTAA
- the mtgA gene encoding monofunctional biosynthetic peptidoglycan transglycosylase, which produces MFRSLVRRLLKLLLWLMLASVLLVLLLRWVPPPGSALMVERKIESWIMDQPIDLQRSWRPWSELPDDLKMAVIAGEDQKFAEHWGFDVAAIQAALQHNQQGGSLRGASTLSQQVAKNLFLWSGRSWLRKGIEVWFTGLIELLWPKQRILEVYLNSVEWGDGVFGAEAAARHHFKVGAPYLSRQQSSLLAAVLPNPREWSASRPSAHISRRAGWIRQQMWQLGGSHYLNRLQPSRPDWWPDWLKGV; this is translated from the coding sequence ATGTTTCGATCCCTCGTCCGTCGACTGCTCAAACTCCTGCTTTGGCTGATGCTCGCCTCGGTCTTGCTGGTGTTGTTACTGCGCTGGGTGCCGCCACCCGGCAGCGCACTGATGGTTGAGCGCAAGATCGAGTCATGGATCATGGATCAGCCCATCGACCTGCAGCGCAGTTGGCGCCCCTGGAGCGAACTGCCGGATGATCTGAAGATGGCAGTGATTGCCGGCGAGGACCAGAAGTTCGCCGAACACTGGGGCTTCGATGTCGCGGCTATCCAGGCAGCTCTGCAACATAACCAACAAGGCGGCTCGCTGCGCGGCGCCAGTACCCTTAGCCAGCAGGTGGCGAAGAACCTGTTTCTCTGGTCTGGGCGCAGCTGGCTGCGCAAGGGTATCGAGGTGTGGTTTACCGGTTTGATCGAGCTGCTCTGGCCCAAGCAGCGGATTCTCGAGGTGTACCTCAACAGCGTCGAGTGGGGTGACGGCGTGTTCGGTGCCGAAGCAGCGGCGCGGCATCACTTCAAGGTCGGCGCGCCCTACCTGTCACGCCAGCAGAGCAGCCTGCTGGCCGCCGTGCTGCCCAACCCGCGTGAGTGGAGTGCCAGCCGCCCGAGCGCGCACATCAGCCGCCGGGCCGGCTGGATTCGTCAGCAAATGTGGCAACTGGGTGGCAGCCACTACCTCAACCGCCTGCAACCCAGCCGCCCCGACTGGTGGCCGGACTGGTTAAAGGGCGTTTAA
- a CDS encoding DUF423 domain-containing protein, with amino-acid sequence MARLWLLLSACAGFTGVALGAFAAHGLKNQLTPAYLAVFQTGTHYQLIHALALFGVGLLAILRPAPLVNCAGALFALGVVLFSGSLYVLTLSGISALGVVTPFGGLAFLAGWLCLGVAAWKLGARSNA; translated from the coding sequence ATGGCTCGTCTGTGGTTATTGCTGTCCGCCTGTGCCGGTTTTACCGGTGTCGCTTTGGGCGCCTTTGCTGCGCATGGCCTGAAAAACCAGCTAACGCCGGCTTATCTCGCGGTGTTTCAAACCGGCACCCATTACCAGCTGATTCACGCCCTGGCGCTGTTCGGCGTTGGCCTGTTAGCCATCCTGCGCCCCGCGCCGCTGGTCAATTGTGCTGGCGCCCTGTTTGCCTTGGGGGTCGTGCTGTTCTCCGGTAGTTTGTATGTGCTGACCTTGAGCGGTATCAGTGCCCTGGGCGTGGTCACTCCCTTCGGTGGCCTGGCGTTTCTCGCCGGTTGGCTGTGCCTGGGCGTGGCGGCCTGGAAGCTGGGTGCGCGCAGTAACGCCTGA
- the thiS gene encoding sulfur carrier protein ThiS, whose translation MRIQLNGEAFELPDGETVAGLIGRLDLTGRRVAVELNLDIVPRSQHATTALREGDQVEVVHAIGGG comes from the coding sequence ATGCGTATTCAGTTAAACGGTGAAGCATTCGAATTGCCCGACGGGGAAACCGTCGCCGGGTTGATCGGGCGTCTGGACCTGACCGGACGGCGCGTGGCGGTCGAACTCAATCTGGATATCGTGCCGCGCAGCCAGCACGCCACCACCGCTTTGCGCGAGGGTGACCAGGTTGAAGTGGTCCACGCCATTGGCGGTGGTTGA
- a CDS encoding thiazole synthase yields the protein MSHAPSDKPFTLAGRTYQSRLLVGTGKYKDLEETRLAIEASGAEIVTVAVRRTNIGQNPGEPNLLDVISPNKYTILPNTAGCYDAVEAVRTCRLARELLDGHKLVKLEVLADQKTLFPNVIETLKAAEVLVKDGFDVMVYTSDDPIIARELAAMGCIAVMPLAGLIGTGLGICNPYNLRIILEEATVPVLVDAGVGTASDATIAMELGCEAVLMNSAIAHAQTPILMGEAMKHAIIAGRMAYLAGRMPKKLYASASSPLDGLIK from the coding sequence ATGAGCCATGCGCCCAGCGACAAGCCCTTTACCCTGGCCGGTCGTACCTACCAGTCGCGTCTGCTGGTCGGTACCGGCAAGTACAAGGACCTTGAAGAAACCCGCCTGGCCATCGAGGCTTCGGGTGCCGAGATCGTTACCGTGGCGGTGCGCCGTACCAATATCGGGCAGAACCCGGGCGAGCCGAACCTGCTGGATGTGATTTCGCCGAACAAGTACACCATCCTGCCGAATACCGCCGGCTGCTACGACGCTGTCGAAGCGGTGCGTACCTGCCGTCTGGCCCGTGAGCTGCTCGATGGGCACAAGCTGGTCAAGCTGGAAGTGCTGGCTGATCAGAAGACCCTGTTCCCCAATGTGATCGAAACCCTCAAGGCCGCTGAGGTGCTGGTCAAGGACGGCTTCGACGTGATGGTGTACACCAGCGATGACCCGATCATTGCCCGCGAACTGGCCGCCATGGGCTGCATCGCGGTGATGCCTCTGGCCGGTCTGATTGGCACCGGGCTAGGCATATGCAACCCATACAACCTGCGCATCATCCTCGAAGAAGCGACCGTTCCCGTTCTGGTCGATGCCGGTGTCGGCACCGCGTCCGATGCGACGATTGCCATGGAACTGGGCTGCGAGGCGGTGCTGATGAACAGCGCAATTGCCCACGCGCAGACCCCGATTCTTATGGGCGAAGCGATGAAGCACGCGATCATCGCCGGGCGCATGGCCTACCTGGCCGGGCGCATGCCTAAGAAGCTTTATGCCAGCGCCTCGTCGCCGCTGGATGGTCTGATTAAGTAA
- the trmB gene encoding tRNA (guanosine(46)-N7)-methyltransferase TrmB, translating into MTDLPQQPEPAEDTSKHRAIKSFVMRAGRMTEGQQRGLDQGWPKFGLQLEDGLRDFDQVFGRTAPRTFEIGFGMGHSTLEMAAASPEQDFIGVEVHRPGVGALLNGLMTQNLSNMRVYSCDAMDVLRTCVADASLDRVLLFFPDPWHKAKHNKRRIVQPAFAELVRQKLKVGGVLHMATDWQPYAEYMLEVMNVAPGYQNQAEDGQYVPRPTERPTTKFERRGERLGHGVWDLKFQRID; encoded by the coding sequence ATGACTGATTTGCCACAACAGCCTGAGCCGGCTGAAGACACTTCCAAGCACCGCGCGATCAAGAGTTTCGTGATGCGCGCCGGGCGCATGACCGAAGGCCAGCAACGTGGCCTCGATCAGGGCTGGCCGAAGTTTGGTCTGCAACTGGAGGATGGCCTGCGCGACTTCGACCAAGTGTTTGGTCGTACTGCGCCGCGCACCTTCGAAATCGGCTTCGGCATGGGCCACTCCACCCTGGAAATGGCCGCCGCTTCGCCCGAGCAGGACTTTATCGGGGTGGAAGTACATCGCCCGGGCGTTGGCGCCCTGCTCAACGGCCTGATGACGCAGAACCTCAGCAATATGCGTGTCTACAGCTGCGATGCGATGGACGTACTGCGCACCTGTGTGGCCGATGCCAGCCTGGATCGGGTGCTGCTATTTTTCCCGGATCCCTGGCATAAGGCCAAGCACAACAAGCGGCGTATCGTGCAGCCGGCGTTTGCCGAGCTGGTGCGGCAGAAGCTCAAGGTCGGCGGTGTGTTGCACATGGCCACCGATTGGCAGCCTTACGCCGAGTACATGCTGGAAGTGATGAATGTCGCGCCCGGTTACCAGAATCAGGCTGAGGACGGCCAGTATGTGCCGCGCCCAACGGAGCGTCCGACCACCAAGTTCGAGCGTCGCGGCGAGCGTCTGGGGCATGGCGTATGGGATCTGAAGTTCCAGCGCATCGACTGA